A window of the Acidobacteriota bacterium genome harbors these coding sequences:
- the nrdR gene encoding transcriptional repressor NrdR, with protein MKCPFCGHLEDKVVDSRESREGDVIRRRRECLKCERRFTSYERIDEIPYMVVKKDERREPFSRDKVMAGLLRACEKRPVPTAKLEAIVDAIETYVQNSTERERATSKIGEMIMRKLKELDKVAYVRFASVYLEFQDVSEFMDELKGLIRARK; from the coding sequence ATGAAATGTCCCTTCTGTGGTCACCTGGAAGATAAGGTTGTGGATTCGCGCGAATCGCGCGAGGGCGATGTCATTCGCCGGCGCCGCGAATGCTTGAAGTGCGAGCGGCGCTTCACCAGCTACGAACGCATTGACGAAATCCCGTATATGGTCGTCAAAAAAGACGAGCGGCGTGAACCGTTCAGTCGTGACAAAGTGATGGCCGGACTGTTGCGCGCCTGCGAGAAACGGCCCGTGCCGACGGCGAAGCTGGAAGCGATTGTGGACGCGATTGAAACCTACGTCCAGAATTCGACGGAACGCGAGCGCGCGACCTCCAAGATTGGCGAGATGATCATGCGCAAGCTGAAGGAGCTAGATAAGGTGGCGTATGTGCGTTTCGCGTCGGTCTATCTTGAGTTTCAGGATGTGTCGGAGTTTATGGACGAGTTGAAAGGGCTGATTCGTGCCCGTAAGTGA
- a CDS encoding flippase-like domain-containing protein produces MAKKLRAFVVILLAAGLTYWFLKSSEWALVGKYLSGVKLWPLALGFIVINLTMLARSLRWQVLLAPIAPIKLDNAMAATAIGFGSLFVVGRASEIIRPLVLSMRENLKPSATLATILIERIYDTAAVVSLFAFNLLFFTLPTPDSERVRQLAAIRGIGLFLLIGLVLGIATLALLRLKAPQIIGWLEAHLTYRWFQPVLNLVKHLADGLSVLVSLRALALSLFYTGCVWTLVTSGTWLVLYAFGQHFALSQVIFVLGFGLIGSLVPTPGGAAGAFHATAAKGFEFLGLEHNLAAAIAIVYHLIAFGSPLLVGLFYLMRDGVRISQLRAMLAQEMTAQASTATPQAVIQDNKL; encoded by the coding sequence GTGGCTAAGAAGTTACGCGCGTTCGTCGTGATCCTGCTGGCAGCGGGTCTTACTTACTGGTTTCTGAAGAGTTCAGAATGGGCGTTGGTCGGAAAGTATTTGAGTGGCGTCAAACTTTGGCCCTTGGCGTTAGGATTCATCGTTATCAATCTGACCATGCTGGCGCGCAGTTTGCGCTGGCAGGTGCTGTTGGCTCCCATTGCACCGATCAAATTAGATAACGCGATGGCCGCAACCGCGATTGGCTTCGGCAGCCTTTTCGTCGTCGGACGCGCCAGCGAAATTATTCGCCCCTTGGTGCTGAGTATGCGCGAGAATCTGAAGCCGAGCGCAACGCTGGCCACGATCCTGATCGAGCGCATTTATGACACGGCGGCAGTCGTCTCACTTTTTGCTTTCAATCTGCTTTTTTTCACCTTGCCGACCCCGGACAGCGAGCGCGTGCGTCAACTGGCGGCGATTCGCGGCATTGGGTTGTTCCTGTTGATTGGGCTGGTCTTGGGCATCGCGACCCTGGCGTTATTACGCTTAAAAGCCCCACAAATTATTGGCTGGCTGGAAGCGCATTTGACCTATCGCTGGTTCCAACCTGTGCTGAATCTCGTTAAGCATCTTGCTGACGGCCTTTCTGTGTTGGTCAGTTTGCGCGCGCTGGCACTGAGCCTGTTTTATACCGGCTGCGTCTGGACGCTGGTAACCTCAGGCACTTGGTTGGTGCTGTATGCCTTCGGACAACACTTCGCGCTTTCGCAAGTGATCTTTGTCTTGGGCTTTGGTCTGATTGGTTCGTTAGTGCCAACGCCAGGCGGCGCGGCAGGCGCATTTCATGCCACCGCAGCAAAAGGATTTGAATTTTTAGGACTGGAACACAATCTGGCGGCGGCAATCGCGATTGTTTATCACCTGATTGCCTTCGGTTCCCCGCTGCTGGTTGGCCTGTTTTATCTAATGCGTGACGGCGTCCGCATTAGTCAATTGCGCGCGATGCTGGCGCAAGAAATGACAGCGCAAGCATCCACTGCAACCCCCCAAGCAGTAATTCAAGATAACAAGTTATGA
- the dnaJ gene encoding molecular chaperone DnaJ, producing MRGDSVSKRDYYEVLGVGRTANDQELKSSYRKLALQYHPDRNPGNKEAEEKFKEAAEAYGVLSNTESRSRYDRFGHAGVGTSAASDGGWPPGDFGGFEDILGDIFGDLFGGRSQRRGGSQRGSDLRFDLEITLEQAAAGYKTQINIPRLESCEPCKGTGAAPGTSAQVCNVCAGVGQVRFQQGFFSVSRTCHQCRGTGRVIVNQCKTCHGQGRVNREQVIEIKIPAGVETGARLRIAGEGEAGMNGGGHGDLYVVVNVKEHEIFERQGNNLYVNVPITFAQAALGAEITVPTLDGEEALSIPEGTQTGSIFRIKGKGIVSLQGPGRGDLFVVTSIVTPTRLSREQRRLLEQFAQLEEKQKEQSKSFSSKVKDIFG from the coding sequence TTGCGAGGTGATTCGGTGAGTAAACGGGATTATTACGAGGTGTTGGGGGTCGGTCGCACGGCCAACGATCAGGAACTCAAAAGCTCTTATCGCAAATTGGCGTTGCAATACCACCCTGACCGCAATCCGGGGAACAAGGAAGCGGAAGAGAAATTCAAAGAAGCTGCCGAAGCCTACGGCGTGCTTTCCAATACCGAAAGCCGTTCGCGTTATGACCGCTTTGGCCATGCGGGCGTGGGTACTTCTGCTGCCTCGGATGGCGGTTGGCCGCCGGGCGATTTTGGTGGTTTCGAGGACATTCTAGGCGACATTTTTGGCGATCTGTTTGGCGGACGCAGTCAACGGCGCGGCGGATCGCAACGCGGCTCCGACCTGCGCTTCGATCTGGAAATCACTCTCGAACAGGCGGCGGCGGGCTACAAAACGCAGATCAATATCCCGCGCCTGGAAAGCTGCGAACCGTGTAAAGGCACCGGCGCCGCCCCCGGCACGTCCGCGCAGGTTTGCAATGTCTGTGCAGGTGTCGGCCAGGTGCGCTTCCAACAGGGTTTCTTCTCGGTTAGCCGCACCTGTCACCAATGCCGTGGCACGGGCCGCGTCATCGTCAATCAATGTAAAACCTGCCACGGGCAGGGCCGCGTCAATCGCGAGCAGGTCATCGAGATCAAAATTCCGGCGGGCGTCGAGACCGGCGCGCGTTTGCGCATTGCCGGCGAAGGCGAAGCGGGTATGAATGGCGGCGGGCACGGCGATCTTTACGTCGTCGTCAACGTCAAAGAGCACGAAATCTTTGAGCGCCAGGGCAACAATCTTTACGTCAACGTGCCGATCACCTTTGCCCAAGCCGCGCTGGGGGCGGAAATCACGGTGCCGACACTGGATGGCGAAGAGGCCCTCTCGATTCCCGAAGGCACGCAAACCGGCTCGATCTTCCGCATCAAAGGCAAGGGGATTGTCTCGCTGCAAGGGCCTGGACGCGGCGACCTGTTTGTCGTCACCAGCATTGTGACGCCGACGCGGCTCTCGCGTGAGCAGCGCCGCCTGCTGGAGCAGTTCGCGCAGCTTGAAGAAAAGCAGAAAGAGCAAAGCAAGAGTTTCAGCAGTAAAGTCAAAGACATCTTTGGCTAA